One Ricinus communis isolate WT05 ecotype wild-type chromosome 7, ASM1957865v1, whole genome shotgun sequence genomic region harbors:
- the LOC8274823 gene encoding homeobox-leucine zipper protein HDG2 isoform X5 — translation MFQPNMLMEGQLHHLDMTQNTSESDLARIRDEEFDSTNTKSGSDNHEGASGDDQDPRPNKKKRYHRHTQHQIQEMEAFFKECPHPDDKQRKELSRELGLEPLQVKFWFQNKRTQMKTQHERHENTQLRTENEKLRADNMRYREALSNASCPNCGGPTAIGEMSFDEHHLRLENARLREEIDRISAIAAKYVGKPVVNYPLLSAPMPPRPLELGVGNFGAQPGIGGEMYGAGDLLRSISAPSEADKPMIIELAVAAMEELLRMAQMGEPLWMSSHDGTNSALNEDEYIRIFPRGIGPKPAGFKCEASRETALVIMNHINLVEYLMDVNQWSTVFSGIVSRAMTLEVLSTGVAGNYNGALQVMTAEFQLPTPLVPTRESYFVRYCKQHAEGTWAVVDVSLDNLRPSPAARCRRRPSGCLIQEMPNGYSQVTWIEHVEVDDRGVHSLYKQLVSSGHAFGAKRWVATLDRQCERLASAMATNIPTGEVGVITNQEGRKSMLKLAERMVISFCAGVSASTAHTWTTLSGTGADDVRVMTRKSVDDPGRPPGIVLSAATSFWLPVPPKRVFDFLRDENSRNQWDILSNGGVVQEMAHIANGRDTGNCVSLLRVNVSTTQSANSSQSNMLILQESCTDPTASFVIYAPVDIVAMNVVLNGGDPDYVALLPSGFAILPDGTTAHGGGIGGESVSAGGSLLTVAFQILVDSVPTAKLSLGSVATVNNLIACTVERIKAALSCENA, via the exons ATGTTCCAGCCAAACATGCTGATGGAGGGCCAACTTCACCATCTGGACATGACTCAAAACACATCCGAAAGCGATTTAGCTCGAATTAGAGATGAAGAATTTGACAGTACTAATACTAAGTCCGGCAGTGATAACCATGAAGGTGCTTCCGGTGATGATCAAGATCCACGCCCCAACAAAAAGAAGCGTTACCATCGCCATACGCAGCATCAGATCCAAGAAATGGAAGC tttCTTCAAAGAGTGTCCGCACCCAGATGACAAGCAACGGAAGGAGCTGAGCCGTGAATTAGGGTTAGAACCATTGCAAGTCAAATTTTGGTTCCAAAACAAACGCACCCAGATGAAG ACTCAGCATGAGCGCCATGAAAACACACAGCTTCGAACTGAGAATGAAAAGCTTAGGGCCGACAATATGAGGTATCGAGAAGCTCTTAGCAACGCCTCTTGTCCTAATTGTGGTGGCCCAACTGCTATTGGTGAAATGTCTTTTGATGAACATCATTTGAGGCTCGAAAATGCTAGATTAAGAGAAgag aTCGATCGTATTTCAGCCATCGCTGCAAAGTATGTTGGCAAGCCAGTGGTGAATTATCCTCTTCTATCTGCTCCAATGCCTCCCCGCCCGCTTGAACTTGGTGTTGGGAATTTCGGAGCTCAGCCTGGCATTGGAGGGGAGATGTATGGAGCTGGAGATTTACTTAGATCGATAAGTGCACCTAGTGAGGCTGATAAACCCATGATAATCGAGCTCGCAGTTGCAGCCATGGAGGAACTCCTTAGAATGGCTCAGATGGGTGAACCATTATGGATGAGCAGTCATGATGGAACAAATTCTGCGCTAAATGAAGACGAATACATCAGGATTTTTCCTCGGGGAATTGGACCTAAACCTGCTGGTTTTAAATGCGAGGCTTCCAGAGAAACTGCTCTTGTTATCATGAATCACATCAACCTTGTTGAGTATCTCATGGATGTG AACCAATGGTCGACTGTGTTTTCCGGGATTGTCTCAAGAGCGATGACACTGGAAGTATTATCAACAGGAGTAGCAGGGAACTACAATGGAGCCCTGCAAGTG ATGACGGCTGAATTCCAACTTCCTACTCCACTTGTTCCAACTAGGGAGAGTTACTTTGTAAGGTACTGTAAGCAACATGCCGAAGGGACTTGGGCAGTTGTTGATGTTTCCTTGGACAATTTACGCCCTAGTCCGGCTGCAAGATGTCGAAGAAGGCCATCTGGATGCTTAATTCAAGAAATGCCTAATGGATACTCGCAG GTGACGTGGATTGAACATGTGGAAGTGGATGATAGAGGTGTTCATAGCCTATACAAGCAGCTAGTTAGCTCAGGCCATGCTTTTGGGGCAAAACGTTGGGTAGCTACCTTAGACAGGCAATGCGAGCGCCTTGCAAGTGCCATGGCAACTAACATTCCCACTGGTGAAGTTGGTG TGATAACAAATCAAGAAGGGAGGAAGAGTATGTTGAAGCTGGCGGAGAGAATGGTGATAAGCTTTTGTGCTGGAGTGAGTGCATCCACTGCGCATACATGGACAACACTATCAGGAACTGGGGCTGATGATGTAAGGGTGATGACACGAAAAAGTGTGGATGATCCTGGGAGACCCCCAGGGATTGTGCTTAGTGCTGCAACTTCCTTCTGGCTTCCAGTTCCACCAAAAAGggtttttgattttcttcGTGACGAGAACTCTCGAAATCAG TGGGATATTCTATCGAATGGCGGGGTTGTCCAAGAAATGGCACACATTGCTAATGGCAGGGATACAGGAAACTGTGTGTCTCTTCTTCGAGTAAATGTAAGTACCACACAG AGTGCGAATTCGAGCCAGAGCAACATGCTGATTTTGCAAGAGAGTTGCACAGATCCAACAGCCTCTTTTGTCATCTATGCGCCTGTTGACATCGTCGCGATGAATGTGGTTCTTAATGGTGGGGATCCAGATTATGTAGCTCTTCTCCCCTCAGGATTTGCCATTCTTCCTGATGGGACCACTGCGCATGGTGGAGGCATTGGTGGTGAATCCGTGTCAGCAGGTGGATCTCTTCTGACTGTTGCTTTTCAGATACTGGTCGATTCAGTTCCTACAGCGAAACTATCTCTTGGCTCGGTTGCAACTGTCAACAATTTGATCGCTTGTACTGTTGAGAGGATTAAGGCTGCTTTGTCGTGCGAGAATGCCTGA